One window of Aspergillus oryzae RIB40 DNA, chromosome 3 genomic DNA carries:
- a CDS encoding uncharacterized protein (predicted membrane protein) has translation MSGYARPAGSQPIEMTDMREVHRSGENETRQRASSISTDEDEEENDALPTDPFEPFGDVEPATGNILTFRALIVGCLCGTLVNASNLYLGLKAGWTDSANIFGSIIGFAILQPLTSYLTSLGYQSQLFGPQENNIVQTAATAAGGLSNVFVSAIPALYQLGLLTTPSKDFARLVAITAAGGYFGLLSAAPLRKFFIFQVARELRLIFPSSAATAITIRGMHLAASGAYEARQKMRTLAYSFIFAMLLRVVSQYAIGILWDWHIFTWIASTGFMADTAMAIESWGWFIEWTPAFIGSGMLVGMNVAASFVLGSILAWGVIGPYLVSHGLAFGKEAASADGLVSYFSLSAEYADAQHPSPRYWLLWPGVVCMIAAAFTELFCQWRVIWIAARGFWQTLKTRRQKEYTYTTIGGEKNLANEDDIRLWMWLPGLVVIIVVTCFITSVQFEMSVAETLLALTLAFLLSLLAIHASGATDTVPLSSLSKVSQVVLGGITQGSASIASAQRLNLLGGALTNIGANQACDLMGDFRVGFLLGTSPRLQYAAQMIGTLVAALVAPTMFLIFASAYPCILSAEDTAGDGGDYQCEFPAPSVAAWRAIVLAVTRPESPIPRSSWVFSIAMAVLASVMVLVKNLFNSTWNRIQPYYPNMMIMAMAFTLPSTQYGTAMFIGAVIASVWKRKWPDGFEKYAYAVAAGAMAGEGIGGVINAILSGIGLDGGNFGTTVGTP, from the exons ATGTCGGGCTATGCGCGCCCGGCCGGAAGTCAGCCAATTGAAATGACGGATATGCGAGAAGTTCATCGGTCTGGGGAGAATGAGACCAGACAAAGAGCAAGCTCGATATCCactgatgaagacgaggaagaaaatgatgcaTTGCCAACAGACCCGTTTGAACCATTCGGTGACGTCGAGCCAGCAACAGGGAACATCCTCACCTTTCGTGCCCTGATTGTGGGCTGTCTATGTGGAACGCTTGTGAACGCCTCCAATCTGTACCTTGGGCTCAAGGCTGGTTGGACTGACTCTGCCAATATTTTCGGG TCTATCATTGGCTTTGCCATTCTGCAGCCATTGACGTCGTATTTGACTTCTTTGGGATACCAGAGCCAGCTTTTTGGACCTCAGGAGAATAATATCGTCCAAACTGCGGCTACCGCTGCTGGGGGATTGTCCAATGTCTTTGTCTCCGCTATACCTGCATTGTACCAACTGGGGTTACTCACCACCCCCAGTAAGGACTTTGCACGTTTAGTAGCTATTACTGCAGCTGGAGGATACTTTGGTCTGCTCTCCGCGGCTCCCT TGCGGAAGTTTTTCATCTTTCAAGTAGCAAGAGAACTCCGGCTTATCTTTCCTTCGTCGGCGGCAACAGCTATCACCATCCGAGGCATGCATCTTGCAGCCAGTGGTGCATACGAAGCTCGGCAGAAAATGCGAACTCTGGCGTACAGTTTCATCTTCGCTATGCTGCTGCGCGTAGTGTCCCAGTATGCCATTGGTATCTTATGG GATTGGCATATTTTCACTTGGATCGCGTCAACTGGCTTTATGGCAGACACAGCCATGGCGATAGAAAGCTGGGGCTGGTTTATTGAATGGACGCCAGCCTTTATCGGGTCTGGAATGCTGGTTGGTATGAATGTAGCTGCGTCCTTCGTTCTTGGATCAATCCTTGCGTG GGGAGTCATAGGACCCTACTTGGTATCTCACGGATTGGCGTTCGGAAAAGAGGCAGCCTCAGCTGACGGGCTCGTCTCCTACTTCTCCTTGTCAGCTGAGTATGCAGATGCCCAACATCCCAGCCCTCGGTACTGGCTCCTGTGGCCAGGAGTCGTGTGCATGATAGCGGCGGCGTTCACCG AATTATTCTGCCAATGGCGGGTTATCTGGATAGCCGCCCGCGGCTTTTGGCAAACACTCAAGACACGACGGCAAAAGGAATACACTTATACGACCATTGGTGGGGAGAAAAATCTTGCCAATGAGGACGACATCCGATTGTGGATGTGGCTACCCGGGCTAGTAGTGATAATAGTCGTTACTTGCTTCATCACGAGCGTGCAATTTGAAATGTCTGTCGCAGAAACATTACTTGCGCTCACTCTGGCGTTTCTTCTCTCACTACTCGCGATTCACGCTTCTGGAGCGACCG ACACTGTGCCACTCTCATCTCTCTCCAAAGTGTCCCAAGTTGTCCTCGGAGGAATTACGCAAGGGTCCGCGAGCATCGCAAGTGCGCAGCGTTTAAACCTACTTGGCGGAGCTCTTACCAATATCGGGGCGAATCAGGCATGCG ATCTTATGGGCGATTTCCGCGTGGGCTTTCTTCTAGGCACATCACCACGTCTTCAATATGCTGCCCAGATGATAGGGACATTAGTCGCTGCCCTTGTGGCCCCTACAATGTTTCTTATCTTCGCTTCTGCGTACCCCTGCATTCTGTCAGCTGAAGACACTGCTGGAGATGGCGGAGACTACCAGTGCGAATTCCCAGCACCCAGCGTCGCCGCCTGGCGCGCTATCGTCCTCGCCGTGACAAGGCCCGAATCACCGATACCGCGAAGCAGCTGGGTGTTTTCCATAGCCATGGCGGTATTGGCCAGTGTGATGGTACTGGTCAAGAATCTCTTTAACAGCACATGGAACCGAATTCAGCCATATTACCCCAATATGATGATTATGGCGATGGCGTTTACTCTGCCGTCAACGCAGTACGGAACGGCAATGTTTATTGGAGCCGTGATTGCCTCCGTATGGAAACGGAAGTGGCCTGATGGGTTTGAAAAATATGCCTATGCTGTGGCAGCTGGCGCCATGGctggagaaggcattggAGGGGTCATCAATGCTATCCTATCCGGTATCGGGCTGGACGGCGGAAACTTTGGTACCACCGTTGGTACTCCATGA
- a CDS encoding uncharacterized protein (predicted protein), with product MKATTICSFLLATGTALAMPAKRAKQTITISELFASQTDQNGYVTFKLDDPNYNDVTGANVIWRRPGNPIEGARTSDAAYYVQFPGGVNDISVFILQLQRVNSTEKVSFTLNDNGSGHAPGTKWHCNSTESGTQTVKKCNYDGVISL from the exons ATGAAGGCTACCACTATCTGCTCCTTCCTCCTGGCCACCGGCACTGCTCTGGCTATGCCTGCCAAACGAGCCAAGCAAACCATTACTATTAGCGAGCTTTTCGCTTCTCAGACTGATCAGAACGGATATGTTACCTTCAAGCTGGACGACCCTAACTACAACGATGTGACCGGTGCCAATGTGATCTG GCGTCGTCCCGGAAACCCTATCGAAGGCGCTCGTACCAGCGACGCCGCCTACTACGTCCAATTCCCAGGCGGCGTGAATGATATCTCCGTCTTTATCTTGCAGCTCCAGCGAGTCAACAGCACTGAAAAAGTCTCGTTCACCCTCAATGACAATGGGAGTGGCCATGCCCCGGGCACCAAGTGGCACTGCAACTCGACGGAGAGCGGCACGCAGACGGTGAAGAAGTGCAACTATGATGGTGTCATCTCCTTATAA